From one Mesomycoplasma ovipneumoniae genomic stretch:
- a CDS encoding ABC transporter permease — protein METLSFFDKFWQNFKKNLNPRISLVLPYFVFALILIVIPLILLFVKSVSPLSTNGSPFDNHLLVKEQTTWQIIARSIFVGLISAFICLILAFPYAFIVANSKSRIFKIYSLSLIITPLIIFTIAKVFSLRALFLAMFDEGSLNNNSFMILGLIFLNFPFMVIPLYTIFRDMPKNLIEAGTDLGYSKFWVLIKVVLPYSFRAISSGFAIVFLMAATSIVVSDKLLPNGSQNQLIGNLINNSANTTNPFDLARVSSLVLVTLLVFIGIYTLIHFTPIVIMKLKGFKYD, from the coding sequence GTGGAAACTCTTAGCTTTTTTGATAAATTTTGACAAAATTTCAAAAAAAATTTAAATCCACGCATCAGTCTTGTTCTCCCTTATTTTGTATTTGCCCTAATTTTAATAGTTATTCCACTTATTTTACTTTTTGTTAAATCTGTAAGTCCACTTTCGACAAACGGCAGTCCATTTGACAACCATCTTTTAGTAAAAGAACAAACAACTTGGCAAATTATTGCCCGTTCAATTTTTGTTGGACTAATTAGCGCTTTTATTTGCTTAATTTTAGCATTTCCGTATGCTTTTATTGTCGCAAATTCAAAATCACGTATTTTTAAAATTTATTCTTTATCATTAATAATTACACCTTTAATTATTTTTACGATTGCAAAAGTCTTCTCATTACGAGCTTTATTTTTGGCAATGTTTGACGAAGGATCGCTAAATAATAACTCTTTTATGATTCTTGGTCTAATTTTTCTCAATTTTCCTTTCATGGTAATTCCGCTTTATACAATTTTTAGAGACATGCCTAAAAACTTAATTGAAGCTGGCACAGATTTAGGGTATTCAAAATTTTGAGTTTTGATTAAAGTGGTTCTTCCTTATAGTTTTCGGGCAATTAGCTCTGGATTTGCGATTGTTTTTTTAATGGCAGCAACTTCAATAGTTGTCTCAGATAAATTGCTACCAAACGGATCACAAAATCAACTAATTGGAAATTTAATTAATAATTCCGCAAACACAACAAACCCTTTTGATCTAGCTCGAGTTTCATCACTTGTTTTAGTCACACTTTTAGTTTTTATTGGAATTTATACACTAATTCATTTTACACCGATTGTTATCATGAAACTTAAAGGATTTAAATATGACTAA